A single Buchnera aphidicola (Hyperomyzus lactucae) DNA region contains:
- the znuB gene encoding zinc ABC transporter permease subunit ZnuB, with amino-acid sequence MFELVFSGWLAGVIISLITGPLGSFIVWRRMSSFGDTLSHSSLLGIAISVVLNVSSIYVLICLMSLIAFVIAWLEELLPCSLNTILSITSHSTLSLGIVLISLMSTKQQIDITNYLFGNLLSVQKSDLIVIVISSIIILSILFFRWNHILSATINEELAQIDGVNLFYARLTIMLMSALTISIAIRFVGALLITSLLIIPPATAQHFSGSPEKMVIIAIIVSIISVTGGIFLSIFYNTPASPSIVLCSSFLCVLSNIKKYFYQK; translated from the coding sequence ATGTTTGAACTAGTTTTCTCAGGATGGTTAGCAGGTGTTATAATATCTTTAATAACTGGACCATTGGGTTCATTTATAGTTTGGCGTCGGATGTCTTCTTTTGGTGATACTTTATCACATTCTTCTCTATTAGGAATAGCCATATCTGTCGTCTTGAATGTTAGTTCTATTTATGTTCTGATTTGTTTGATGAGTTTAATTGCATTTGTTATAGCCTGGTTAGAAGAATTATTACCTTGTTCACTAAATACTATTTTAAGTATAACGTCACATAGTACATTATCATTGGGAATAGTTTTAATTAGCTTAATGTCTACTAAACAACAAATAGATATTACTAATTATTTATTTGGTAATTTATTATCCGTACAAAAATCTGATTTAATTGTTATTGTGATAAGTAGTATAATAATACTGAGTATTTTGTTTTTTCGTTGGAATCATATTTTATCAGCAACTATTAATGAAGAATTAGCTCAAATAGACGGAGTAAATCTTTTTTATGCCCGTTTAACTATAATGTTGATGAGTGCTTTAACTATTTCTATAGCTATTAGGTTTGTGGGTGCATTATTGATCACTTCTTTATTAATTATTCCACCTGCAACTGCACAACATTTTTCAGGTTCTCCGGAAAAAATGGTTATTATTGCTATAATAGTGAGTATTATATCTGTTACAGGAGGAATATTTTTATCTATTTTTTATAATACTCCAGCTAGTCCATCTATTGTATTGTGCTCTTCTTTTCTTTGTGTGTTAAGTAATATTAAAAAATATTTTTATCAAAAATAA
- the znuC gene encoding zinc ABC transporter ATP-binding protein ZnuC yields the protein MLKFIQLKNVYVNFSNRSILSNISLSLIPNRVLTLIGPNGAGKSTLVRIILGLIKPNTGTIVRSCKLSIGYVPQKLSLNTLLPITVERFMKLSKRTDDIKISKILKRVKAESLKDSQLQKLSGGEMQRILLARALLHDPNLLVLDEPTQGVDIMGQLALYELINQIRYELKCSVLMVSHDLNFVMAKTDEVICLNNHICCSGAPETVYNNAEFISIFGLQRVKEMAIYYHNHNHTHDF from the coding sequence ATGTTAAAATTCATTCAATTAAAAAATGTTTATGTAAATTTTTCTAATCGCTCTATCCTTTCTAACATATCATTATCTTTAATTCCTAATCGTGTTCTTACTTTAATCGGACCCAATGGAGCTGGTAAATCTACTTTAGTACGTATTATTTTGGGATTAATAAAACCTAATACTGGTACAATTGTTCGTTCTTGTAAATTGTCTATTGGTTATGTACCGCAAAAATTATCTCTTAATACATTATTACCGATCACAGTAGAACGATTCATGAAATTATCTAAAAGAACAGATGACATAAAAATATCAAAAATATTAAAACGTGTAAAAGCGGAATCTTTAAAAGATTCTCAGTTGCAAAAATTATCTGGTGGAGAAATGCAGAGAATTCTGTTAGCTAGAGCCTTATTGCATGATCCGAATCTTCTTGTTTTAGATGAACCTACACAGGGAGTTGATATAATGGGACAACTTGCTTTATATGAATTGATTAATCAAATTCGATATGAATTAAAATGTTCTGTTTTAATGGTTTCTCACGATTTAAATTTTGTAATGGCAAAGACAGATGAGGTAATTTGTTTGAATAATCATATTTGTTGTTCTGGCGCTCCAGAAACTGTTTATAATAATGCGGAATTTATTTCTATATTTGGATTGCAACGTGTAAAAGAAATGGCTATTTATTATCATAATCATAATCATACACACGATTTTTAA